Genomic DNA from Methanosarcina sp. MTP4:
CCCTTACGGAAAAAGGGGAACGGTGCTATGAACTCCTGAATGAGATCTCCGAGGCGATGGCTGCCGAGCTTCTGAGCTTAGGTGATAAGCAGGATTTCAGGGATTTTGAAAAGAGCCTTGAAACGATGTTGCGAGTCATGAGGAAAATCGATTCGGCAATGGAAAGCGGAAAGTAAACCCGAAGCCCGTAACCCTCGAAAACATGACAAAACTACAGAAATAATCAAAAAGAATTATAAAAATAATTGATGTCGAACTTTAGTTTTTAGTTTAGTATCCTTCACGGAGCAGAAACATGACCCTGAAACTAATCAATAACCTTCAGAAACTAGGCTTTACGGAAAACGAGGCAAAGATCTACGCCTCCCTTGTCTGTTTGAAAGAGGGGACAGCCAGGGAAATCTATGAAGCAAGCGGAGTTCCCAGGCCCAAGGTGTACAAGGTCCTCAGGGGAATGGCGGAAAAAGGGCATGTCCGGATTATTGAAGGAGAACCGACCCATTTTGTTTGCCTCCGTCCCGATAAACTGATTTCCAGGATCAGG
This window encodes:
- a CDS encoding TrmB family transcriptional regulator → MTLKLINNLQKLGFTENEAKIYASLVCLKEGTAREIYEASGVPRPKVYKVLRGMAEKGHVRIIEGEPTHFVCLRPDKLISRIRADFMLSLNETFYSLNALSLEREVPDFENPAEIGLRC